Proteins from a single region of Phycisphaeraceae bacterium D3-23:
- a CDS encoding S41 family peptidase codes for MSQSRYEVTRGHRIVGEVALLAVVLALVLNIAYYAWARPGGIIRNLAPVASVREALIHGYVDAPEDDALVEAAIRGMVNSLGDPHTTYFSAEQLDTFNEHVTGSYSGIGAEIDLQEDRLRIVQPFVDSPAWNAGVLPGDIVMSIDGYDTDGISIEEAQHRLKGESGTDVEIVVRHVDGTTDTLEVTRAVIEVATVRGYRRLDDGEQAYMIDPENGIGYVQLTQFGEKSLAELTDVLQRLKQQGLQSLILDLRNNGGGLLTGAQGVCDLFLPGGQTVVTIRGRDGAEEVLKSSDTTLLPDTPLVVLVNEQSASASEIVAGALQDNGRAQIVGTRTYGKGSVQVVMPLEEGYGALKLTTARWYVPSGRLIHRVPDAERWGVDPSPGAYIEMTIDQQLEMIRRARDAVSDSPYDELDGPVTPAWVSAELLDTQLAAALHAAHSRVKDGAWPDLGGEGADAMVRQTRRHVLERQQAQLAEAMAEIERELEALTPAPVIDDEASDALTDEAVEPEGALQGSP; via the coding sequence ATGAGCCAATCACGCTATGAAGTCACACGTGGCCACCGGATCGTCGGCGAGGTCGCGCTGCTTGCCGTCGTCCTCGCGCTGGTCCTCAACATCGCGTACTACGCCTGGGCCCGGCCCGGCGGGATCATCCGCAACCTCGCGCCCGTCGCCAGCGTCCGCGAAGCGCTGATCCACGGTTACGTCGATGCGCCCGAGGACGATGCCCTCGTCGAGGCGGCCATCCGCGGTATGGTCAATTCGCTCGGCGACCCGCACACGACCTACTTCAGTGCCGAACAGCTCGACACCTTCAACGAACACGTCACCGGCTCGTACTCCGGCATCGGCGCGGAGATCGACCTGCAGGAAGACCGTCTGCGCATCGTGCAACCCTTCGTCGATTCGCCCGCGTGGAACGCCGGCGTCCTGCCCGGTGACATCGTCATGTCGATCGATGGCTACGACACCGACGGCATCTCGATCGAAGAAGCGCAGCACCGGCTCAAAGGGGAGTCAGGCACGGATGTCGAGATCGTCGTCCGACACGTCGACGGCACGACCGACACGCTCGAGGTGACGCGGGCCGTGATCGAGGTCGCCACCGTACGCGGCTACCGCCGACTCGACGACGGCGAGCAGGCGTACATGATCGACCCTGAGAACGGCATCGGCTACGTGCAGCTCACGCAGTTCGGCGAGAAGTCGCTCGCTGAACTCACGGACGTGCTGCAGCGCCTTAAGCAGCAGGGGCTTCAGTCTCTGATCCTCGACCTGCGCAACAACGGCGGCGGGCTTCTTACCGGGGCGCAGGGCGTATGCGACCTTTTCCTCCCCGGCGGGCAGACGGTCGTCACGATCCGCGGCCGCGACGGCGCGGAAGAGGTGCTCAAGTCGAGCGACACGACGCTGCTGCCCGATACACCGCTGGTGGTGCTGGTGAACGAGCAGAGCGCGTCGGCATCGGAGATCGTGGCCGGGGCGTTGCAGGACAACGGCCGGGCGCAGATCGTCGGGACGCGGACGTACGGCAAGGGCAGCGTGCAGGTCGTCATGCCTTTGGAAGAGGGGTACGGCGCGTTGAAGCTGACGACCGCACGGTGGTACGTGCCGTCGGGCCGGCTGATCCACCGGGTGCCGGACGCGGAGCGTTGGGGCGTTGATCCTTCGCCGGGCGCGTACATTGAGATGACGATTGACCAGCAGCTGGAGATGATCCGCCGGGCGCGCGACGCGGTGAGTGACAGCCCGTACGACGAGCTCGATGGCCCGGTGACGCCGGCGTGGGTGAGCGCGGAACTGCTGGATACCCAGCTCGCGGCGGCGCTGCACGCGGCGCATTCACGTGTAAAGGACGGTGCCTGGCCCGACCTCGGCGGCGAGGGTGCGGACGCGATGGTGCGGCAGACGCGCCGGCACGTGCTCGAACGCCAGCAGGCCCAGCTCGCCGAGGCGATGGCGGAGATCGAGCGCGAGCTGGAGGCGCTGACGCCCGCGCCGGTGATCGATGATGAGGCGAGTGACGCGCTAACCGACGAAGCCGTCGAGCCCGAGGGCGCGTTGCAGGGGTCGCCTTAG
- the aspS gene encoding aspartate--tRNA ligase: MTPRTHHCSELSTDHVGQEVSLAGWVNNYRDLGGVRFIDLRDREGITQIVFHPEAKEAHAIAQRLRREDVISVSGKCITREGGANPKLKTGEIEVDAMSVEVLADAETPPFIPDEAHKVGEETRLRYRYIDMRRHKQLDILKTRHRVAKAMRDYYDEQGFYEIETPFLCRSTPEGARDFLVPSRQQPGEFYALPQSPQIFKQICMVGGVEKYFQIVRCFRDEDPRADRQAEFTQLDMEMSFVNQEDVLRVNEGMIRKLWKDVAGVDIPNPIPHMTYAEAMERFGSDRPDLRFGMELVDVSDLAGKTDFKVFTGALAAGGCVKAIRVPGGSTLTRKQTDALAEFAKQFGAGGLPVTKVEGGSCATGIGKFIEGIAGDLVKKLEAEDGDLICFGVDAKKDTVHRVLGELRIKLAHDLDMIQPGQWAWVWIVDFPMIEFDEAAGRWKSLHHPFTAPSASDLDKLDSTDKATIASIKSDAYDLVLNGSELGGGSIRIHRQDVQSKVFKLLGIGEEEARAKFGFLLDALSYGAPPHGGIAFGLDRIVMHLCDTTNIRDVIAFPKTQVGADLMTQAPSEVDDAQLKELHLRTVVTPKPAPVG; this comes from the coding sequence ATGACCCCACGCACCCACCACTGCAGCGAACTCAGCACCGACCATGTAGGCCAGGAGGTCTCCCTCGCGGGCTGGGTCAACAACTACCGCGACCTGGGCGGCGTGCGGTTTATCGACCTGCGCGACCGCGAAGGCATCACGCAGATCGTCTTCCACCCCGAGGCCAAGGAAGCCCACGCCATCGCGCAGCGGCTTCGCCGTGAGGACGTCATCAGCGTCAGCGGCAAGTGCATCACCCGCGAGGGCGGCGCGAACCCCAAGCTCAAGACCGGCGAGATCGAGGTCGACGCGATGAGTGTCGAGGTCCTGGCGGATGCCGAGACCCCGCCGTTCATCCCCGACGAGGCGCACAAGGTCGGCGAAGAGACCCGGCTCCGCTACCGCTACATCGACATGCGCCGCCACAAGCAGCTCGACATCCTCAAGACGCGCCACCGCGTTGCGAAAGCCATGCGCGACTACTACGACGAACAGGGCTTCTACGAGATCGAGACGCCCTTCCTCTGCCGATCGACGCCCGAGGGCGCGCGCGACTTCCTCGTGCCCTCGCGCCAACAGCCCGGCGAGTTCTACGCCCTGCCCCAGAGCCCGCAGATCTTCAAGCAGATCTGCATGGTCGGCGGCGTCGAAAAATACTTCCAGATCGTCCGCTGCTTCCGCGACGAAGACCCCCGCGCCGACCGGCAGGCCGAGTTCACCCAGCTCGATATGGAGATGAGCTTCGTGAACCAAGAGGATGTCCTCCGCGTCAACGAAGGCATGATCCGCAAGCTGTGGAAGGATGTCGCGGGCGTCGATATCCCCAACCCGATCCCACACATGACCTACGCCGAGGCGATGGAGCGGTTCGGCAGCGATCGGCCGGACCTGCGGTTCGGGATGGAACTCGTCGATGTCTCCGACCTCGCGGGTAAGACGGACTTCAAGGTCTTCACCGGCGCGCTCGCCGCGGGCGGCTGTGTCAAGGCCATCCGCGTGCCAGGCGGCTCGACGCTGACCCGCAAGCAGACCGATGCGCTGGCCGAGTTCGCCAAGCAGTTCGGCGCGGGCGGGCTCCCTGTGACCAAGGTCGAGGGCGGCTCGTGCGCGACAGGCATCGGCAAGTTCATCGAGGGCATCGCGGGCGATCTGGTCAAAAAACTCGAGGCCGAGGACGGCGACCTGATCTGCTTCGGCGTGGATGCGAAGAAAGACACGGTCCACCGCGTACTCGGCGAGTTGCGCATCAAGCTCGCACACGACCTCGACATGATCCAGCCCGGCCAGTGGGCGTGGGTCTGGATCGTCGATTTCCCGATGATCGAGTTCGACGAAGCCGCGGGCCGATGGAAGTCGCTCCACCACCCCTTCACTGCGCCCAGCGCAAGCGACCTCGACAAGCTCGACAGCACGGACAAAGCGACGATCGCCTCGATCAAGTCGGACGCCTACGACCTCGTGCTCAACGGCAGCGAACTGGGCGGCGGCTCGATCCGTATCCATCGCCAGGACGTGCAGTCCAAGGTCTTCAAGCTGCTGGGCATCGGCGAAGAAGAGGCCCGCGCGAAGTTCGGCTTCCTGCTCGACGCCCTGAGCTACGGCGCGCCGCCCCACGGCGGGATCGCGTTCGGGCTCGACCGCATCGTGATGCACCTGTGCGACACGACCAACATCCGCGACGTCATCGCCTTCCCCAAGACCCAGGTCGGTGCCGACCTCATGACCCAGGCCCCGAGCGAAGTCGACGACGCCCAGCTCAAGGAACTCCACCTGCGCACCGTGGTCACGCCCAAGCCCGCGCCGGTGGGGTAG
- a CDS encoding PP2C family protein-serine/threonine phosphatase: MLSPGEAMAGLNADMIAHQSGKVRFATACYGILDTRSLELTICRAGHPFPMLLRDGEEDVQTLEPEGGLLGVFPDEVFEEQVVQLQQGDRLLLYSDGFECAFPDGELGSNGKRKVANENYAQEFLDLGNGDPSHAIQRLEDKLDTQAGSLNQKDDLTIVCLSVKREAGGGVIDAAAEPEAKPRKPKPNAA; the protein is encoded by the coding sequence CTGCTCTCGCCCGGCGAGGCGATGGCCGGCCTCAACGCCGACATGATCGCGCACCAATCGGGCAAGGTCCGCTTCGCCACCGCGTGCTACGGCATCCTCGACACGCGTTCGCTCGAGCTCACCATCTGCCGGGCGGGCCACCCCTTCCCGATGCTGCTGCGCGACGGCGAAGAAGACGTCCAGACCCTCGAGCCCGAGGGCGGGCTACTCGGCGTCTTCCCGGATGAAGTCTTCGAAGAACAAGTCGTCCAGCTCCAACAGGGCGACCGACTACTGCTCTACAGCGACGGTTTCGAGTGCGCGTTCCCCGACGGCGAGCTGGGCAGCAACGGCAAACGCAAGGTCGCCAACGAAAACTACGCGCAGGAATTTCTCGACCTGGGCAACGGCGACCCGTCGCACGCGATCCAGCGCCTCGAAGACAAGCTCGACACCCAGGCCGGTTCACTGAACCAGAAGGACGACCTGACGATTGTGTGCCTGTCGGTCAAGCGCGAGGCGGGCGGTGGTGTCATTGATGCCGCCGCCGAGCCCGAAGCCAAGCCCCGCAAGCCCAAGCCAAACGCGGCATAG
- the tsaD gene encoding tRNA (adenosine(37)-N6)-threonylcarbamoyltransferase complex transferase subunit TsaD — protein sequence MPLILGLETSCDETAASVVDGGLAVRSNVVSTQHELHRRYGGVVPEIASRAHLERLWPVVSAALDQASIALTDLDAVAVGNRPGLVGSLIVGASAAKTLAWSLNVPLIGIDHVQAHLYAAALRECTVNSEQCTDRDPADSEIINHPAYPALGLVVSGGHTSLFDVASPTAMVCIGKTIDDAVGEAYDKAAVILDAGYPGGPNLDALAQRGDTAAPDAPKLPRPLLGPGSLDFSFSGLKTALLYATRGTPTGRGKARTFPREASDLSAAQRANLAAAFQLAVVDTLMAKLKRAAQRMADDGRRPGCIIIGGGVSANSLLRERVSALGETFGLQIHIPSMALCVDNAAMIAGLAHAKLAAGQVDDLTLPVIATTAVGLA from the coding sequence ATGCCGCTGATTCTTGGGCTGGAAACAAGCTGCGACGAGACGGCCGCGTCGGTGGTGGACGGCGGTCTTGCCGTGCGCAGCAACGTCGTGAGCACGCAGCACGAACTGCACCGGCGTTACGGCGGCGTCGTGCCGGAGATCGCGAGCCGGGCGCACCTCGAGCGGCTTTGGCCTGTCGTCAGCGCCGCGCTGGACCAGGCAAGCATCGCGCTGACGGACCTCGACGCGGTCGCGGTGGGCAACCGGCCCGGGCTGGTGGGCTCGCTCATCGTCGGCGCGAGCGCGGCGAAGACACTCGCGTGGTCGCTCAACGTCCCGCTCATCGGTATCGACCACGTCCAGGCGCACCTCTACGCGGCGGCGCTGCGCGAGTGCACAGTGAATAGTGAACAGTGCACAGATCGCGATCCGGCCGATTCCGAAATCATCAATCATCCCGCCTACCCCGCGCTTGGCCTCGTCGTCTCCGGAGGGCACACGTCGCTCTTCGATGTCGCCTCCCCCACCGCGATGGTGTGCATCGGCAAGACAATCGACGACGCGGTCGGCGAGGCCTACGACAAGGCCGCGGTGATCCTCGACGCCGGCTACCCCGGCGGGCCCAACCTCGACGCGCTCGCGCAGCGGGGCGACACGGCCGCGCCCGATGCGCCCAAGCTGCCGCGGCCGCTGCTCGGGCCGGGCTCGCTGGACTTCTCGTTCTCGGGACTCAAGACCGCGCTGCTCTACGCGACGCGCGGCACGCCGACGGGCAGGGGCAAGGCGCGGACCTTCCCGCGCGAGGCGTCCGACCTGAGCGCTGCGCAGCGCGCCAACCTCGCGGCCGCGTTTCAGTTAGCCGTGGTCGATACCCTGATGGCCAAGCTCAAACGCGCGGCGCAACGCATGGCCGACGACGGCCGACGGCCGGGCTGCATCATCATCGGCGGCGGCGTCAGCGCGAACTCGCTCTTGCGTGAGCGCGTCAGTGCGCTGGGCGAGACGTTCGGGCTGCAGATTCATATCCCGTCGATGGCGCTGTGCGTCGATAACGCCGCGATGATCGCGGGCCTCGCGCACGCCAAGCTCGCGGCCGGCCAGGTCGACGACCTCACGCTGCCCGTCATCGCGACGACGGCGGTGGGGCTTGCATAA
- the radA gene encoding DNA repair protein RadA, whose amino-acid sequence MAKTRVSFVCNQCGAVQPKWMGKCPDCGAWDALEEFREAGKAAGKDPFGGSVVPRDDAAAQAMPIAEVDAGSGPIERIATSIHEFDRVLGGMAEVPPASQADSSGGSPLPGAGLVPGSAVLIGGDPGIGKSTLMLQAAAGLARRGERVLYVTSEESAQQLKLRAARLLGGDLPDELFVLADTNLARTLEQARRIKPTALVIDSIQMLYKGDLPAAPGSVTQLRACCLELVYHAKLTGTALLLVGHVTKQGALAGPRLLEHMVDTVLYFEGDRYHSYRVVRAIKNRFGTTLEVGLFEMTDGGLKQVEDGRGLLADEYQSRPGSVVCPVLQGTRCLLVEMQALTATGFLGSAKRKVSGLDGSRLAMLIAVLEKHAEQRLADQDIFASAVGGMKVAEPAADLGLALAISGSLLNRSLETGVCAVGEIGLGGEVRHVQQMEQRIREAARLGFTRILAPKTPAKPPKGTTLVAVQTLGQALEHLG is encoded by the coding sequence ATGGCCAAGACCCGTGTGAGTTTCGTCTGTAACCAGTGCGGCGCGGTCCAGCCCAAGTGGATGGGCAAGTGCCCGGACTGCGGGGCCTGGGACGCGCTCGAGGAGTTCCGCGAGGCCGGCAAGGCCGCGGGCAAAGACCCGTTCGGCGGGTCGGTCGTCCCGCGTGACGACGCGGCCGCGCAGGCGATGCCGATTGCCGAGGTCGACGCGGGCAGCGGGCCGATCGAGCGCATCGCGACCAGCATCCACGAGTTCGACCGCGTGCTGGGCGGGATGGCCGAAGTGCCGCCCGCTTCGCAGGCGGATTCATCCGGCGGATCGCCACTGCCGGGGGCGGGGCTCGTGCCCGGCTCGGCCGTGCTCATCGGTGGCGACCCGGGCATCGGCAAGTCGACGCTCATGCTCCAGGCCGCCGCAGGGCTCGCGCGCCGCGGCGAGCGCGTCCTCTACGTCACCAGCGAGGAATCGGCCCAGCAGCTCAAGCTCCGCGCTGCGCGGCTGCTGGGCGGCGACCTGCCCGATGAGCTCTTCGTCCTCGCCGACACGAACCTCGCGCGTACGCTCGAGCAGGCAAGGCGGATCAAACCCACCGCGCTCGTGATCGACTCGATCCAGATGCTTTACAAGGGCGACCTCCCCGCCGCCCCCGGAAGCGTGACCCAACTCCGCGCCTGCTGCCTCGAACTGGTCTACCACGCCAAGCTCACCGGCACCGCGCTGCTCCTGGTCGGCCATGTCACCAAGCAGGGCGCGCTCGCCGGGCCGCGCCTGCTCGAACACATGGTCGACACCGTCCTCTACTTCGAGGGCGACCGCTACCACAGCTACCGCGTCGTCCGCGCGATCAAGAACCGCTTTGGCACCACGCTCGAAGTCGGGCTCTTCGAGATGACCGACGGCGGGCTCAAACAGGTCGAAGACGGCCGCGGGCTCTTGGCCGACGAATACCAGAGCCGCCCCGGCAGCGTCGTGTGCCCGGTCTTGCAAGGCACGCGCTGCCTGCTCGTCGAGATGCAGGCGCTGACCGCGACGGGGTTTCTGGGCAGCGCGAAACGCAAAGTCAGTGGGCTCGACGGCTCGCGGCTGGCGATGCTCATCGCGGTGCTCGAGAAGCACGCCGAGCAGCGGCTGGCGGACCAGGACATCTTCGCCAGCGCGGTGGGGGGGATGAAAGTCGCCGAGCCCGCCGCCGACCTCGGGCTCGCGCTGGCGATCAGCGGGTCACTGCTCAACCGCTCGCTCGAGACCGGCGTCTGCGCGGTGGGCGAGATCGGGCTGGGGGGCGAGGTCCGCCACGTCCAGCAGATGGAGCAGCGCATCCGTGAGGCCGCCCGGCTCGGCTTCACCCGCATCCTCGCCCCAAAAACCCCGGCCAAGCCGCCCAAGGGCACGACACTCGTCGCCGTCCAGACCCTCGGCCAGGCGCTGGAACATCTGGGATAG
- the purN gene encoding phosphoribosylglycinamide formyltransferase: MPTRPELSPLPTRRPLRVAALVSGGGTTVKNLAEVIAAGGLDAEIVAVVCSNDKAREQVSQKVPGIPTHLVSRKDHTHDGEFDIAAFSQRIFDDLRAADTDLVVLAGFLSKLRIPDDFAGRVLNIHPALLPAYGGQGMHGRHVHAAVIAAGESRSGCTVHYADQSYDTGPIILQKSCDVLPDDTPETLAARVFEQEKRAYPEAIRRLMQAPPPSSR; encoded by the coding sequence ATGCCGACGCGACCCGAACTGTCACCGCTGCCGACCCGTCGCCCGCTTCGAGTGGCTGCGCTGGTCAGCGGCGGCGGGACGACGGTGAAGAACCTCGCCGAGGTGATCGCCGCCGGCGGGCTCGATGCGGAAATTGTCGCGGTGGTCTGTTCAAACGACAAGGCCCGCGAGCAGGTCTCGCAGAAAGTGCCGGGTATACCGACGCATCTGGTCAGCCGGAAGGACCACACGCACGACGGCGAATTCGACATCGCCGCGTTTTCGCAGCGCATCTTCGACGACCTCCGCGCGGCGGATACCGACCTCGTTGTGCTCGCCGGGTTCTTGTCGAAGCTGCGCATCCCCGACGACTTCGCCGGGCGCGTGCTCAACATCCACCCCGCGCTGCTCCCGGCCTACGGCGGGCAGGGGATGCACGGCCGACACGTCCACGCCGCCGTGATCGCCGCGGGCGAATCGCGCTCGGGCTGTACCGTCCATTACGCCGACCAGTCCTACGATACGGGGCCGATCATCCTGCAAAAATCGTGCGACGTGTTGCCCGACGATACGCCCGAGACCTTGGCGGCGCGGGTGTTCGAGCAGGAAAAGCGGGCCTACCCCGAGGCGATCCGGCGGCTTATGCAAGCCCCACCGCCGTCGTCGCGATGA
- a CDS encoding riboflavin synthase produces the protein MFTGIVQTTAAILASDPAPNGRRLTVERGALRGDVAQGDSVCVSGVCLTAVEIHADRLGFDVIHETLLKTSIGQRKVGDRVNLEPAVTPSQPLGGHFMQGHVDGLAEVTALHTDGGAYRIALKPQAEYAALMDFIIPRGSVAIDGVSLTLARVHDDAFEVALIPETLSQTTLGALTVGDTVNIEADILAKTVVHQMQRMCGGPGKPQAGPGVTMQLLTDAGFTRPG, from the coding sequence ATGTTCACAGGCATCGTCCAGACCACTGCCGCGATCCTCGCCTCCGACCCCGCGCCCAACGGGCGTCGGCTGACCGTCGAGCGCGGTGCGCTGCGCGGCGACGTGGCCCAGGGCGACTCGGTCTGTGTCTCGGGCGTCTGCCTCACCGCCGTCGAGATCCACGCCGACCGGCTGGGCTTTGATGTCATCCACGAGACGCTCCTGAAGACTTCGATCGGCCAACGCAAGGTCGGCGATCGGGTGAACCTTGAGCCCGCCGTGACACCCAGCCAGCCGCTGGGCGGGCACTTCATGCAGGGCCACGTCGATGGGCTCGCCGAGGTGACCGCGCTCCACACCGACGGCGGCGCGTACCGCATCGCGCTCAAACCGCAGGCCGAGTACGCCGCGCTGATGGACTTCATCATCCCGCGTGGCTCGGTCGCGATCGACGGCGTGTCGCTAACCTTGGCGCGCGTCCACGACGATGCGTTCGAGGTCGCGCTGATCCCCGAGACGCTGTCGCAGACCACGCTGGGCGCGCTCACGGTGGGCGATACGGTAAACATCGAGGCCGATATCCTGGCGAAGACGGTGGTGCATCAGATGCAGCGTATGTGCGGGGGCCCGGGCAAGCCGCAGGCCGGCCCGGGCGTGACGATGCAGCTGCTGACGGACGCGGGTTTCACCAGGCCGGGTTGA
- a CDS encoding glutamate--tRNA ligase family protein has translation MTDSPPHETTRLAPSPTGALHLGNAFAFLVNWALARKLGWRVVLRIEDLDTPRNKPGSDQLTLDLLRWLGIDWDDGPYYQSADLSPYRDALELLRTQGDIYPCDATRKQIEQAMSAPHASDHERRYPGPDQIAQALRDVGEQPVPTPSAQDVPLLDDDPYAWRLRVPDTDITFDDTLHGKQTLNVQQHVGDFVVATKAGHPAYQLAVVVDDARQGITQVMRGDDLLPSSARQVLIYQRLGLADRLPTYTHLPMVYGTDGRRLAKRHGDTRLTHYMDAGTDPRRLVGLVAYWARAQDERRPMSAVELIDAVGMDRLTTDPITFTDEDEAWLPQSSD, from the coding sequence ATGACCGATAGCCCACCCCACGAAACGACACGCCTCGCCCCCTCCCCCACCGGCGCACTCCACCTGGGCAACGCCTTCGCGTTCCTCGTCAACTGGGCGCTCGCGCGCAAGCTCGGCTGGCGTGTTGTCCTCCGCATCGAAGACCTCGACACCCCACGCAACAAGCCCGGGTCGGACCAACTCACGCTCGACCTGCTTCGCTGGCTCGGCATCGACTGGGACGACGGGCCCTACTACCAAAGCGCCGACCTGTCGCCCTACCGCGATGCGCTCGAATTGCTCCGCACCCAAGGCGACATCTACCCCTGCGACGCGACGCGCAAGCAGATCGAGCAGGCGATGTCCGCGCCGCATGCCAGCGACCATGAACGACGCTACCCGGGCCCCGACCAGATCGCGCAGGCCCTACGCGACGTTGGCGAACAACCCGTGCCGACGCCCAGCGCGCAGGACGTGCCGCTGCTCGACGACGACCCCTACGCCTGGCGGCTGCGCGTGCCCGACACCGACATCACGTTCGATGACACGCTGCACGGCAAGCAAACGCTCAACGTCCAGCAGCACGTCGGCGACTTCGTAGTCGCGACCAAGGCGGGACACCCGGCCTACCAGCTCGCGGTCGTCGTCGACGATGCACGGCAAGGCATCACGCAGGTCATGCGCGGCGACGACCTGCTGCCCTCCAGCGCACGGCAGGTCCTGATCTACCAGCGTCTCGGCCTCGCCGACCGGCTGCCGACTTACACACACCTCCCGATGGTCTACGGCACAGACGGCCGACGCCTGGCCAAGCGGCACGGCGACACCCGCCTGACGCACTACATGGACGCCGGGACCGACCCGCGCCGGCTCGTCGGGCTCGTCGCCTACTGGGCACGGGCACAGGACGAACGCCGGCCGATGTCTGCCGTAGAATTGATAGACGCGGTCGGCATGGATCGATTGACGACCGACCCGATCACCTTCACCGACGAGGACGAAGCATGGCTCCCGCAAAGCTCGGACTAA
- a CDS encoding DUF192 domain-containing protein — MAPAKLGLTILATLALVAGGYIAIAPSCAAPGPTVTLPPEPEPLEARQAVEINGKTFELELALTNSTRFQGLSDRRSIDADGGMLFVYPSERSLGFVMRRCHVPIDIVLLDADGRVVAMHAMPVIEPIGGEEWFYPTETYSSDDPAQMAMEFKGGTLGSLDLEVGDVIDLPLDELKGRAGVKM, encoded by the coding sequence ATGGCTCCCGCAAAGCTCGGACTAACGATCCTGGCCACCCTCGCACTCGTGGCGGGCGGGTACATCGCGATCGCGCCCAGCTGCGCCGCGCCGGGCCCGACCGTCACGCTCCCGCCCGAGCCCGAGCCGCTCGAAGCGCGACAAGCCGTCGAGATCAACGGCAAGACGTTCGAGCTGGAGCTCGCGCTCACGAACAGCACACGCTTCCAGGGGCTCTCAGACCGCCGATCGATCGATGCGGACGGCGGGATGCTGTTTGTGTATCCGTCTGAACGGTCTCTAGGGTTTGTAATGCGTCGGTGCCATGTGCCGATCGACATTGTGCTGCTGGACGCGGACGGCCGAGTGGTCGCGATGCACGCGATGCCGGTGATCGAGCCGATCGGCGGAGAAGAGTGGTTTTACCCCACAGAAACCTACTCCAGTGATGACCCGGCGCAGATGGCGATGGAGTTCAAGGGCGGGACGCTCGGCTCGCTCGATCTTGAAGTCGGCGACGTGATCGACCTGCCGCTCGATGAACTCAAGGGCCGGGCCGGCGTTAAGATGTAG